The Paracoccus sediminicola genome has a segment encoding these proteins:
- a CDS encoding L,D-transpeptidase, translated as MLTRRHFIRTTTALFSAAAANPLMASTWPDATQKAAWDAEVEAGGPNPWGLHPRFLPQRIVANDGLVPGDIHVDAVARYLYHIEEGGTAMRYGVAIGRGDLYEPGTYTIKRKAEWPHWTPTRNMIEREPEIYAQYEDGMEPGPRNALGSRALYLYLGDRDTYLRIHGTPFPTSIGSRASSGCVRMVMAHINELYPRVQIGATAYLYSPEGSVSAVS; from the coding sequence ATGCTGACACGCAGACATTTCATTCGGACGACAACCGCCCTGTTCTCGGCTGCCGCTGCCAATCCGTTAATGGCATCGACCTGGCCCGACGCGACGCAGAAGGCCGCCTGGGATGCCGAGGTGGAAGCCGGTGGCCCCAATCCCTGGGGTCTGCATCCGCGCTTCCTGCCGCAGCGGATCGTCGCGAATGATGGTCTGGTGCCGGGCGATATTCATGTCGATGCCGTGGCAAGATACCTTTACCACATCGAAGAGGGTGGCACGGCGATGCGCTACGGCGTCGCTATCGGCCGGGGCGATCTGTATGAGCCGGGCACCTATACGATCAAGCGCAAGGCCGAATGGCCGCATTGGACCCCGACGCGCAACATGATCGAGCGCGAACCCGAGATCTATGCGCAATATGAGGACGGCATGGAACCCGGCCCTCGGAACGCTCTGGGTTCGCGTGCGCTGTATCTCTATCTCGGCGACCGCGATACCTATCTGCGCATTCACGGCACGCCGTTTCCAACCTCGATCGGCAGCCGCGCCAGTTCCGGCTGCGTCCGCATGGTCATGGCCCACATCAACGAACTGTATCCGCGGGTCCAGATCGGCGCGACCGCATATCTCTATTCGCCGGAAGGCAGCGTGTCGGCCGTCAGCTAG
- a CDS encoding c-type cytochrome: protein MTRNALILIAAVGLAAAILILWRGSAATETAAQDQAVIALGQRLYAENCASCHGADLEGQPDWQTPLENGRYPAPPHDETGHTWHHADPLLERIIRDGTAAVVGDGYESDMPGFGDVMSDAEIAAVLDYIKSTWPERERAIQSRMTSNSAP, encoded by the coding sequence ATGACGCGCAACGCACTCATCCTCATCGCAGCGGTCGGTCTGGCCGCTGCGATCCTGATCCTCTGGCGCGGCAGCGCGGCGACTGAGACAGCCGCGCAGGATCAGGCCGTGATCGCGCTTGGCCAGCGGCTCTACGCCGAAAACTGCGCCAGTTGCCACGGCGCCGATCTGGAAGGCCAGCCGGACTGGCAGACCCCGCTGGAAAATGGCCGCTATCCGGCGCCCCCGCATGACGAGACCGGCCACACATGGCATCACGCCGACCCGCTGCTGGAACGGATCATTCGCGACGGCACGGCCGCCGTGGTCGGCGATGGGTATGAAAGCGACATGCCCGGTTTCGGCGATGTCATGAGTGACGCCGAAATTGCCGCCGTTCTGGACTATATCAAATCGACCTGGCCCGAACGGGAGCGCGCAATCCAGAGCCGCATGACCAGCAACAGCGCGCCTTGA
- a CDS encoding DUF411 domain-containing protein: protein MSNPNFSRRGAILAVAAMLSTTSTLAFAATGSDEKPNLLSITKDPGCGCCGAWADLAIEAGFEVEITEASDYVGMKRDAAVPENLWSCHTTRIGGYIVEGHVPFAAIRQLLEQRPDITGIAVPGMPAGSPGMGGEVEATAEVIAWGGIAGDGRAFPLDG from the coding sequence ATGAGCAATCCCAATTTCTCGCGTCGCGGGGCGATCCTGGCGGTCGCGGCGATGCTGTCGACAACCTCTACCCTTGCCTTTGCCGCCACCGGCTCGGACGAAAAGCCGAACCTGCTGAGCATCACCAAGGACCCCGGCTGCGGCTGCTGCGGCGCCTGGGCCGATCTGGCCATCGAGGCGGGGTTCGAGGTCGAGATCACTGAGGCCAGCGACTATGTCGGTATGAAGCGCGACGCCGCTGTGCCCGAAAACCTGTGGTCCTGCCACACGACCCGGATTGGCGGCTATATCGTCGAGGGCCATGTGCCCTTCGCGGCCATCAGGCAGCTTCTGGAACAGCGCCCCGATATTACCGGAATCGCCGTGCCGGGGATGCCCGCCGGATCGCCGGGAATGGGCGGCGAGGTCGAGGCCACCGCCGAGGTCATCGCCTGGGGCGGCATTGCCGGTGACGGTCGCGCCTTTCCGCTGGACGGGTAG